The genomic segment CGCCCATCTGGACACCCACGTCGAGGATCTGGCGTATCACTTCGCGAGAAGCGGCGACCTCAAGAAGGGCCTGGCCTACAGCAAGCGCGCCGCGGTGCAGGCCACGCGGCTCCACGCGCTGGAGGAAGCGATCGACTTCTACGACCGCGCGCGGGAGTGCGCCGAGGAGCTGGAGCTGACCCCGGAGCTGGCGGAGATCGAGGAATGTCTCGGCAACGTCTGGTGGGCGTTCGGAGAATCAGGACCCGCGGTCCAGCACTACGAGCGCGCGGTCGGCCTGACCGGTGATCGTTCACAGAAGCTGTCGGTGCAGTCGAAGATCGGAGAGGTGTTGGGGCGCATCGGCGATCCGCGAGGTTTGCCGATCCTCGAGGCGGTCCGCGCCGAGCTCGACGCCGAGAAACAGCCGGCCGACATGTCGCGCGTGCTGAGCATGATCGGCCGCTACCACCACTATCGCGGACAGCACCGGAAGGCGGTCGAGTACCTCGAGCAGGCCCGCGCGCTGGCCGAGCGTCTCGAGGATCACCTGCCCAGAGCCCTGGTCTATTCGCATCTCGCCGGCGCATATCAGCACCTCACGGAGTTCGAGGAGAGCAACCGCTGGGCGCGCCGCGAGGAGGAGATGGGCGCCGCGGTCTCCGACCCGTACGTTCGCGCGGTCGGTCACGAGTTCCAGGCCGAGAACGCCTCGATCCAGGGCCGCTGGGACGATGCCCTCCACCACGCCGCGAGGGATCGCGAATGGGGTGAGAAGGCGCAGTCGCAGGAGCGAGTGGCTTGGTCGGAATTCGCGGCCACGGCGGGACACTTCGGCAAGGGCGATCTGGCGGCCGCGCGTGCCACGGCGCAATCGGGACTCGCACGCGCGGAGCGGATCGGGGAGAAGCGCGTGGCGGGGCTCATTCGGTTGATTCTCTCGGGCATCGCGCGGGAAGCCGGCGACGCCGGGGCCTCGGGGCTTGCCGAGCAAGTGCTCATGGAGGCCAAGGCGCTCGAGCTCGTGCACCACCAGGTCGAAGCCCATCTGGCGCTGGCCGAGATCGCCATGCGCGAGGAGCGCTGGATGGAGGCCTACGCGCATGGGCAGGCCGCCCATGACATCCTTCGCGGACGTGACGCTCGCGCGAATCCATTGCGCTTCGCGCACGTTCGCGCCGAGGTCCTGGTCCGTCTCGAACGCTGGGACGAAGCGCTCGCGGCCATCGAGGACGCCGAGGACCGCGCGCGTTTCGCGCAGGCCCCGCATCACCTGGCTCTGGCCATGCGTGTGCGAGCGCTTTGGACGGCGCGGACCGACCCGGCAAAAGCCCGCGCGCTCTTCGACGAGGCGATCGGCGCTTTCCAGAAGCTCGGAAGCCGGATCGAGGTCGCCCGCACGCTCTACGAGCGCGGCCTCCTGCGCCGCCGCGAGGGGGACACGGAAGGCGCGCGAGCCGACTTCCAGCGCGCGGTCGAAATTGCGAAGGCCTGCGGCGCCAGGCCATTGATGGAGCGCGCCGAGCTGGCGGCGCGCGAGCCTGCGACTCGATGAGCACGGCGCACGAGCCGCGCGCCGGACGCTACGACGATTTCTATCGCCTCTTCGACTCGCCTGTGATGCGCCGGATTCGTCGCGAGGCCTATGGCGAGGATATCGGGCAGCACTCCTGGGTCCGTCCCGACGATCTCCGGGCGGATCTGCAGCGGCTCGGTCTCACCCCGGCGAGCCGATTGCTCGATCTCGGCTGCGGGCCTTGCGGTCCCCTCACCTTCGCGCTCGCCCGCACCGGCTGCTCCGGGACGGGAGTCGATTCGAGCCCGGCCGCGCTGGAGAACGGCAGGGTGCGCGCCGCGGCGCTCGGTGTCGAAAGCCGGCTCACGCTCGGGCAGGCCGACCTCGACGAAGCCCTTCCCTTTGCAGCCGGCTCGTTCGACGCGGCGATGTCGCTCGACGTCGTGATCCACCTCGCCGATCGGTCGCGGCTCTATCGGGAAGTGGCGCGTATCCTGGCGCCCGGCGGGCGCTTCGTCGTCACCGACGCGGGCGTGGTCACCGGTCCGATGACCGATGACGAGCGGGTGAAGCGAAGCTGGAACGGCTCCATTCAGCTCGTCCGCCCGGGCTTCAACGAGACCCAGCTCGAGGCGGCGGGCCTCCGCGTGATCGAGACCGAAGACCGGACGAAGACCGCGTCCATGAACGGCGAAGGCCGCCTGGCGGCGATGCGCGCGCATCGCGCGGAGCTCGAGGCGGTGATGGATGCGAGCGACGTCCAGGGACAGATGGACTATCTCGAGGTCGTGATCGACCTGGCCCAGCGAAGGGCCGTATCGCGGATCATGGTCCTGGCCGAACGAGCTCGATGACCTCTTCGGGCCGCGTCTGGCGCTGGGCCGTGGTGCTCGGCATCGGCGTCGCCATCGCGCTGATCCCCCGCCCCGCCGGCGTCGAGGCAGGCGCCTGGAACCTGCTCGCGACCTTCGTGGCCACGGTGGTCGGGCTCACGCTGCAACCGCTCCCAGGCGGCGCCATGGTGCTCCTCGGCGTGACGGCGAGCATCGTGTTCAACGCCCAGCCGATCGCCGAGGCGCTCGCAGGCTATGCCGATCCCATCGTGTGGCTGGTGCTCGCCGCCTTCTTCATGTCGCGCGGCATGATCGACACCGGTCTCGGGCGACGCATCGCCTTCCTCCTCATCCGCGCGATCGGCCGGCGGTCGCTCGGCCTCGGATACTCACTCGCCTTCACCGAGTTCATCCTGGCCGGGTTCATTCCGTCCAACGCCGCGCGCGCCGGCGGGATCATCTTCCCGATCACGAAGAGCCTGGCCGAGGCCTACGATTCGCAACCCGGTCCGACCGCCAACCGGCTCGGCGCGTTCCTGATGATCCTGATCTATCAATGCTGCGTGGTGAACTGCGCCATCTTCCTCACCGGCCAGGCCGCCAACGCGCTGATCGCCTCGTTCGCGCACAAGACCGCGGGCATCGAGCTGAGCTACGGGCGCTGGATCGCGGGCTCGATCGTGCCGGGCCTGGTCTCGCTGATCGTGGTGGGCCTGATCGTGTACCGCATGGCGCGCCCCGAGGTGACCCACACGCCGCGCGCCGTCGAGATCGCGCAGGCCGAGCTGGACCGCATGGGTCCGATGTCGGCGGCCGAGATTCGCATGCTGCTGGTGTTCGCGATGGTCGCGCTCCTGTGGATGACCACCGCGCTCCACCATCTCCATTACGCGCTGGTGGCGCTGCTCGGGATCTGCGCGCTGCTGCTCTCGGGCGTGGTGACCTGGGAGGACGTGAAGTCGGAGCGCGGGGCCTGGGACGTGTTCATCTGGTACGGGGGCCTGGTGCAGCTGGCCAGCGCGCTCGGCGACACGGGCCTCCCGCAGCGCTTCGCCCAAACGGTCGCCGGTTTCACCACCGGGATGCCATGGTGGAGCGCTTTCCTGATCCTGCTCCTCGTCTACTTCTACGCCCACTACGCGTTCGCCAGCATCACCGCCCACGCGACCGCGATGTTCACGCCGTTCCTCGCCGTGATGCTCGCCACCGGAGCGCCCGCCGGCCTGGCTGCCCTGTCGCTGGCCTACGGATCGAACCTGATGGCCGGCCTCACGCATTACGGCACGACGCCGGGGCCGATCTATTACGGGGCGGGCTACGTGTCGCAGCCTTTGTGGTGGCGGATCGGCTTCGTCGCCTCGCTGGTGAACCTGGCGATCTGGATGACGCTGGGAGCGATGTGGTGGAAAGCGCTGGGATTCTGGTAGGCCGTCAGCGCTCCGGCACGCGTGGGACCGGCGCGTCCTTCATGTTCGGCGTCGGCGTCTGCTGGCCCAGCCACGCGACGTCCATCACGACGCCGCAGCGCGGACATTCGATCTTCGCGGCCTTGCCCTCTTCACCGGTGAGCATCCAGCGCTCGACCTTGGTGTTGCAGCCCGGCGTGTAGCACAGATAGACGCACAGCGGCATCGTGACTTCTCCGATTCAGGGCCTCTTCTGCGGCGCTTCGAATGTCCCGAACGTGAACGCGTAGATCGTGGTGCCCGCCTCGTCGGGCGACAGCTTGATCACGTGGTCCCCGCGGTCCATGCGGGTCAGCGCGTAGAGCCTTGGCTCCGCCACCGTCACGTACGACGCTCCGCGCCCGTCGATCTCGACGTCATGTCCCGCCTCGCTCGGCGTGAGCCAGCGATCGTCGCGCAGGATCCACACGCGCGCCGGACCTTCCTCCGGCGGACCGATCACGGCTCCGAGCGCGCCGGCATCATAGCGCAAGGCCACGAAGTTCTGCGCGCCGCCGCGTGCGGCGACGAGTCCGTCGGCCGCCGGAGTCCAGCGCCCTACGGGATAGGGCGTGTAGGCCTGGCCTTCGACCTGGTAGCGGAGCTGAGCGGTGAAGCTCGCGGCCCTTCCCGCGGGGACTTCCGCCAGAGGCCCGCGCTCCACGCGAGCGCGGCCCAGATGCACCGCGGCGTGCTCCGCGGCCCCCGCGTCGGCGGGTGGCGGCACGCCCGCAGGAAAGCGCAGCCCAGGATCCGCCTTCAAGACCAGCTCGCGGATCAGCCGCTCGGCCTCGGGCAGGGCCGAGTCCCCTTCCTGGTCCCACACCACTCGCCCACCCGGGTCGGCCACGATGATGCGCGGCGGCTCGCTCACTCCACCGAAGGCGCGCGCGACCTCGAGCGATGCATCGAGCGCCACCGGGAACCGCAGCCCGAGTCGCTGCGACGCGCGCGCCGATCTCGTCGAGTCGGCGGCGAACGCGAACGCTGGCACGTGGACTCCGAGGACGCGCACGCCGTAGCGCGAGTAGGCATCGTGCCACGCCGTCAGCGTCGACGCGGCGCGCAGCGACCGCGGCAGGTCGAGGCTCAGGAACGCCACGACCACGACGTGGCCGGAGAGCGAATCCGGGGATGCGGCGCGGGAGAGCCCGATCGCGCCGGCCAGAGACGGCAGCATCCGGCCTTCCGGCCTGCCGCCGTTCTCGGCCACGGCCCCGGGCCTCGAGAACGCCAGCCACAGGGCCATGATCCCGGCGATGGCCAGCAAGCCGATGATCGCAACCCACTTCCACCGCGACCCAAGCATGGCCGAGCAGTATATCGCGCGGCCGAGCGCATGGTTTGACCGCTCCATGACGTGCGACTCAGAGCCGAGACCCTGTGCTAGACTCGCCGCGTTTGCGCTCCCCTCTGCGCGTGCTCGCGCGGCGTGCGGCCGAAAACTTCGGCGTGACGCGCTGGTTTGATTCGAGGAGTCCAATTCCCATGACCAAGCGTTTCTCTCTTCTGTTCGCCCTCGCCGTCGCCGCCTTGGTGGCCGGGTGCTCGGGCCAGCAGGCCAAGGCTCCCGATGCGAGCCAGCCGATGGCCCAGGCTCAAGGCTTCAAGCTCGGCGTCA from the Candidatus Eisenbacteria bacterium genome contains:
- a CDS encoding DASS family sodium-coupled anion symporter, which codes for MTSSGRVWRWAVVLGIGVAIALIPRPAGVEAGAWNLLATFVATVVGLTLQPLPGGAMVLLGVTASIVFNAQPIAEALAGYADPIVWLVLAAFFMSRGMIDTGLGRRIAFLLIRAIGRRSLGLGYSLAFTEFILAGFIPSNAARAGGIIFPITKSLAEAYDSQPGPTANRLGAFLMILIYQCCVVNCAIFLTGQAANALIASFAHKTAGIELSYGRWIAGSIVPGLVSLIVVGLIVYRMARPEVTHTPRAVEIAQAELDRMGPMSAAEIRMLLVFAMVALLWMTTALHHLHYALVALLGICALLLSGVVTWEDVKSERGAWDVFIWYGGLVQLASALGDTGLPQRFAQTVAGFTTGMPWWSAFLILLLVYFYAHYAFASITAHATAMFTPFLAVMLATGAPAGLAALSLAYGSNLMAGLTHYGTTPGPIYYGAGYVSQPLWWRIGFVASLVNLAIWMTLGAMWWKALGFW
- a CDS encoding class I SAM-dependent methyltransferase, which produces MSTAHEPRAGRYDDFYRLFDSPVMRRIRREAYGEDIGQHSWVRPDDLRADLQRLGLTPASRLLDLGCGPCGPLTFALARTGCSGTGVDSSPAALENGRVRAAALGVESRLTLGQADLDEALPFAAGSFDAAMSLDVVIHLADRSRLYREVARILAPGGRFVVTDAGVVTGPMTDDERVKRSWNGSIQLVRPGFNETQLEAAGLRVIETEDRTKTASMNGEGRLAAMRAHRAELEAVMDASDVQGQMDYLEVVIDLAQRRAVSRIMVLAERAR